Genomic DNA from Methanosarcina sp. MTP4:
TTTTCCCGGGTCGGCCATTGACCTGAAAAGCAGGGAGAAACCCCTCCATCAGGAGCTTTTCCTGTGAATTTCTCCCTGCGAATTTCTCCCTGCAAAGTTTTCTAATTATTCTTCAATGTAGATGTCCTTCGTTATGAAGGAAATGTCATTAGGGTAAATCTCATATCCTTTTACCCGTGTGTTTATTCCATCAAGTTCCTTATAGTAAAATACAAATATTTCCGGAGAGTCGGCAAGGACCCGGGCCTGGACGAGGTCGTAGTATTCCTGCCTTTCCTCAGGGCTCGTGCTTTCCCTAGCTTCTTTGATCCATTCGTCAACCTCACTGTCAGAGTACCCTGTCCAGGCTGCCTGTACGCCGGTGGACTCAAAGTGGTAGGAGAGGAAATAGTCGGGGTCTCCGGCAGGCGCAACGTTCCAGGCATAAAGGGAAAGGTCATAGTTCCCATCACTGGTGTCTGCGCTCAAAGCCCCTGTTTCAAGGACAATTACCTCGGTTTTGATGCCGATTTTCTCAAACTGGGAGGCTATGACTTCAGCCGTGGGTTTAAGCTCAGCCCTTTTTTCATAGGTGCGGATGGAAAGTTCGAACGGCTTTCCTCCATATTCAAGCCAGCCGTCTCCGTCAGTATCGGAAATTCCTGCCTCTGAAAGCATTTCCTTTGCTTTTTCGGGGGAATAATCGTAGCTTTCGAGCTTTTCATTGGCTGACCAGGGAAGAGTTGACGGGAACACTCCCTTTGCAGGCCCCCCTGCCCCCTCGAGAGCAGCGCTTACAACCTGGTCACGGTCGATTGCATAATTAAGGGCCTGCCTGACACTCACATCGCCAAGGGGTGCTTTGTTTGTATTGACATACATAAAACAGAGTCTCAGGGTTTCCTTACTCGGGACTTCAAGGTCCGGGCTTTTGCTGATAAGTCCGGATTCCGTGGCCGGGACACCCCGGACAAGGTCGCAGTCGTCTGCCTGGAGTTTGAACGACCTTGTAAGAGGATCGGAAACGTAGTCAATGGTCACACTTTCAAGCTTAACATCCCCCCTCCAGTATGCCTCGTTTCGCAAAACCGATAGTCTGAGGCCGTCTTCGTAGCTTTCAAACTTAAAAGGCCCCGTCCCCACGGGTTTATGGGTAAGGTCTTCTGCTTTCGGGCTTACAATTGAAAGCAGGGGGTCGGATAGGCTTGCAATGGTCGGTGCATAAGGTTCTTTCGTCCTGATGAGGACCTTCAGGTCTTCCGGGGCTGATACCGATTCGATAAAATCATACTCAGTATGCCTGACGTTTTCAGGGTCCAGGGCCCTGTTTATCGAATATACCACCGCTTCGGCATTAAGGGGAGTTCCGTCATGGAACCGTACCCCCGGCCTCAGGTCGATTTGCCAGGCGGTATCATTGAGCCTTTCGTAGCCTTCCGCAAGTTCAGGCTTGAGGTTCATATCGGAATCATAAGCAAAGAGGGTCTCATATATCCCGGCTTCCCGGACGTACCAACCCACCCATTTGTAAGCAGGGTCAAGGGACTCATCCGGTCCGAAAATCATAACAGCCCGAAGGTTTCCACTCTTTCCGGAGGAAAGGTCTTCTCCAGCTACCTCTGAATCATTAAGTGAAGATGCTTCAGCCTTATCGGAATCGACACAGCCGGAAAAAAACACTGATATCAGCACAATGCAAA
This window encodes:
- a CDS encoding ABC transporter substrate-binding protein, which codes for MLISVFFSGCVDSDKAEASSLNDSEVAGEDLSSGKSGNLRAVMIFGPDESLDPAYKWVGWYVREAGIYETLFAYDSDMNLKPELAEGYERLNDTAWQIDLRPGVRFHDGTPLNAEAVVYSINRALDPENVRHTEYDFIESVSAPEDLKVLIRTKEPYAPTIASLSDPLLSIVSPKAEDLTHKPVGTGPFKFESYEDGLRLSVLRNEAYWRGDVKLESVTIDYVSDPLTRSFKLQADDCDLVRGVPATESGLISKSPDLEVPSKETLRLCFMYVNTNKAPLGDVSVRQALNYAIDRDQVVSAALEGAGGPAKGVFPSTLPWSANEKLESYDYSPEKAKEMLSEAGISDTDGDGWLEYGGKPFELSIRTYEKRAELKPTAEVIASQFEKIGIKTEVIVLETGALSADTSDGNYDLSLYAWNVAPAGDPDYFLSYHFESTGVQAAWTGYSDSEVDEWIKEARESTSPEERQEYYDLVQARVLADSPEIFVFYYKELDGINTRVKGYEIYPNDISFITKDIYIEE